The following coding sequences are from one Primulina eburnea isolate SZY01 chromosome 15, ASM2296580v1, whole genome shotgun sequence window:
- the LOC140814926 gene encoding protein NUCLEAR FUSION DEFECTIVE 6, mitochondrial-like isoform X1 — protein sequence MAIAAASTAARSIFRSSSLRNATSRLASQAKSARSPFGLPSRTPLAHRIFRSPAEMSACLESMQPYHTATASALMTSMLTASRFGCSWLPEACNDDL from the exons ATGGCCATCGCCGCCGCATCGACTGCCGCTAGATCCATATTCCGGTCTTCATCCCTCCGTAACGCCACCTCTAGACTAGCCTCCCAAGCGAAATCTGCTCGCTCGCCGTTCGGTCTCCCTTCCAGGACCCCGCTTGCTCACCGCATCTTTCG GTCCCCTGCTGAAATGAGTGCGTGCTTGGAGTCAATGCAACCGTACCACACTGCCACGGCCTCGGCTCTGATGACCTCGATGCTTACCGCCTCTCGCTTTGGATGCAGTTGGCTTCCAGAAG CTTGCAATGATGATCTATGA
- the LOC140814926 gene encoding protein NUCLEAR FUSION DEFECTIVE 6, mitochondrial-like isoform X4, which translates to MAIAAASTAARSIFRSSSLRNATSRLASQAKSARSPFGLPSRTPLAHRIFRSPAEMSACLESMQPYHTATASALMTSMLTASRFGCSWLPEGSDDA; encoded by the exons ATGGCCATCGCCGCCGCATCGACTGCCGCTAGATCCATATTCCGGTCTTCATCCCTCCGTAACGCCACCTCTAGACTAGCCTCCCAAGCGAAATCTGCTCGCTCGCCGTTCGGTCTCCCTTCCAGGACCCCGCTTGCTCACCGCATCTTTCG GTCCCCTGCTGAAATGAGTGCGTGCTTGGAGTCAATGCAACCGTACCACACTGCCACGGCCTCGGCTCTGATGACCTCGATGCTTACCGCCTCTCGCTTTGGATGCAGTTGGCTTCCAGAAG GTAGTGATGATGCATAA
- the LOC140814126 gene encoding reticulon-like protein B17 produces the protein MDSPPPSHRSEPRPRTKSARRLSKLRHFGQEGAEIPQLSLEIAPYSPKPSTPSPASTLSPRPPYTLPLRELLMISPPSTKRSKKRLSDKLETADDAFVEASGVRKRCKSRNALLGCAASPRSNRKSRRRLEQEMREERDFGAGEEIMAKPRKKRQGGRPRKEKSILVPSDSSPRTNDGDGCNLDRIEEFISDLVMWKDVSKSSLWFGFGFLCFLSSCFTKGVNFSIFSFLSQVGLLFLGVSFFSNSIRKRDANDMKRNFKLKEEDIVKLGRLILPAANYSISKTREVFSGEPAMTLKVVPFLLVGADYGHLITLWRLCALSFFIGFTFPKIYSTYSTELSKKVEYMKSWGLETWGACTHKKIVAASFVTAFWNLTAIRTRIFAAFLCLVIIRYRRQSKEVKNEEDIGVKKEEHDQEQLQQTQALVAVEIDSKK, from the exons ATGGATTCCCCACCACCTTCTCACCGATCGGAGCCTCGACCCCGAACGAAATCCGCTCGACGACTGTCAAAGCTCCGCCATTTCGGCCAAGAAGGAGCAGAGATCCCACAGCTATCTTTGGAAATAGCCCCTTATTCGCCAAAACCATCTACTCCATCGCCTGCTTCCACCCTTTCTCCTAGACCACCTTACACCCTACCGCTCCGCGAGCTCCTCATGATTTCTCCTCCGTCTACCAAAAGATCCAAAAAACGCCTTTCAGACAAGCTTGAAACGGCTGATGATGCTTTTGTTGAGGCCAGCGGAGTTAGAAAAAGATGCAAGAGTAGAAATGCTTTATTGGGCTGTGCTGCATCTCCAAGGAGTAATCGGAAGTCGAGGAGACGATTGGAGCAAGAAATGAGAGAAGAGAGGGACTTCGGCGCGGGGGAAGAAATAATGGCGAAGCCAAGAAAGAAGAGGCAAGGTGGCAGGCCTAGGAAGGAAAAATCAATATTAGTCCCTTCTGATTCTTCACCGA GAACAAATGATGGTGATGGGTGCAATCTTGATCGAATCGAGGAGTTTATAAGTGATTTGGTTATGTGGAAAGATGTCTCTAAATCAAGCCTTTGGTTCGGTTTTGGCTTCCTCTGTTTCCTGTCTTCTTGTTTTACAAAGGGTGTCAACTTTAG CATCTTCTCGTTCTTATCTCAAGTGGGTCTTCTATTTTTGGGAGTGTCATTCTTCTCAAATTCAATCCGCAAAAG GGATGCCAATGATATGAAGCGTAATTTCAAGTTGAAAGAAGAAGATATAGTGAAACTTGGGAGACTAATACTTCCAGCTGCAAATTATTCAATCTCAAAAACAAGAGAAGTGTTCTCAGGAGAACCAGCCATGACCCTTAAA GTTGTTCCTTTCTTGCTTGTGGGGGCTGACTATGGCCATCTCATTACCTTATGGAGATTATGTGCACTTA GTTTTTTCATTGGCTTCACATTCCCAAAAATTTATTCCACTTACTCAACTGAATTATCCAAGAAAG TTGAATACATGAAATCTTGGGGGCTGGAAACATGGGGAGCTTGCACACACAAAAAGATCGTGGCAGCATCATTTGTTACTGCTTTTTGGAATCTCACAGCCATCAGAACTAGGATTTTTGCTG CATTTTTGTGCCTCGTAATAATTAGATATCGGAGACAGAGCAAAGAAGTAAAGAATGAGGAAGATATAGGAGTAAAAAAAGAGGAACACGATCAAGAGCAGCTGCAGCAAACACAGGCATTAGTTGCCGTAGAAATCGATTCCAAGAAATGA
- the LOC140814926 gene encoding protein NUCLEAR FUSION DEFECTIVE 6, mitochondrial-like isoform X3, whose translation MAIAAASTAARSIFRSSSLRNATSRLASQAKSARSPFGLPSRTPLAHRIFRSPAEMSACLESMQPYHTATASALMTSMLTASRFGCSWLPEGLDKTR comes from the exons ATGGCCATCGCCGCCGCATCGACTGCCGCTAGATCCATATTCCGGTCTTCATCCCTCCGTAACGCCACCTCTAGACTAGCCTCCCAAGCGAAATCTGCTCGCTCGCCGTTCGGTCTCCCTTCCAGGACCCCGCTTGCTCACCGCATCTTTCG GTCCCCTGCTGAAATGAGTGCGTGCTTGGAGTCAATGCAACCGTACCACACTGCCACGGCCTCGGCTCTGATGACCTCGATGCTTACCGCCTCTCGCTTTGGATGCAGTTGGCTTCCAGAAG GCCTTGACAAGACTAGATGA
- the LOC140814685 gene encoding nicotianamine aminotransferase 1-like yields the protein MENKFAKWGLKNQKEAKVTIRDVLETLKKELKKEDERPMIHLGHGDPSAYSCFRTTPVAEEAVNVALLSAKFNGYAPAAGLPESRRAVAEFLSKDLPHKLSKEDIFITAGAGHAIELILTVLARPGANILLPRPGYPSYEAHSSFVDLEVRHFDLVPEKDWEIDLDGVEALADDNTVAMVVINPGNPSGSVFTSEHLQKIAETAKRLGIVLISDEVYYDLVFGGNKFVPMGVFGSVTPVVSLGTMSKRWLVPGWRLGWLALSDPNGILKKSGITECIKNYHNISADSTTLIQGAIPEILEKTPKDFISNIVVLLRESADACYAKILEIPFLYLPQKPQGAMSTMVKLNLEMLEGIEDDMDFCFRLAKEESVLILPGSVLGLRNWLRISFAADLASLEEGLQRIKAFCFRHSNMIM from the exons ATGGAGAATAAATTTGCAAAATGGGGTCTGAAGAACCAGAAAGAGGCTAAGGTTACCATTCGAGATGTTCTTGAAACGctgaagaaagaactgaagaaAGAGGATGAGAGGCCGATGATCCATCTTGGGCATGGAGATCCCTCTGCATATTCGTGTTTCAGAACTACGCCTGTAGCCGAAGAAGCCGTTAACGTAGCCCTTCTATCGGCTAAATTTAATGGCTATGCGCCGGCTGCGGGCTTGCCTGAATCAAGGAG GGCGGTTGCAGAATTTTTATCAAAGGATCTTCCACATAAATTATCAAAAGAAGACATTTTCATCACCGCTGGTGCCGGTCACGCAATAGAACTCATATTAACTGTCTTGGCTCGTCCCGGCGCCAACATCTTACTTCCCAGGCCTGGATATCCATCCTATGAAGCTCACTCCTCATTTGTCGATCTGGAAGTCCGACATTTCGATCTTGTTCCGGAGAAAGACTGGGAGATCGATCTTGATGGTGTAGAAGCTCTGGCAGATGATAACACTGTTGCCATGGTTGTCATCAACCCTGGGAATCCAAGTGGAAGTGTTTTCACATCCGAACATCTTCAAAAG ATCGCTGAGACCGCGAAAAGACTTGGGATCGTGTTGATTTCTGATGAAGTTTATTACGATCTTGTTTTCGGAGGCAACAAATTTGTGCCAATGGGCGTTTTTGGATCAGTCACCCCTGTTGTCAGTCTTGGAACGATGTCCAAAAGATGGCTGGTTCCGGGGTGGCGGCTTGGTTGGTTAGCTCTCTCTGATCCGAATGGAATTCTTAAGAAATCTGGG ATAACAGAATGCATTAAGAACTATCATAACATCTCGGCCGATTCCACAACTCTCATTCAG GGAGCAATTCCTGAGATCCTGGAGAAAACACCAAAGgatttcatatcaaacattgTGGTTCTACTTAGAGAATCCGCGGATGCATGCTATGCAAAAATTCTTGAGATTCCTTTCCTTTATTTACCTCAAAAACCACAAGGAGCCATGTCTACAATG GTGAAGTTAAATCTTGAAATGCTGGAAGGCATAGAAGATGACATGGATTTCTGCTTTAGACTTGCTAAAGAGGAATCCGTTCTTATTCTTCCAg GGTCTGTTTTGGGACTCAGGAATTGGTTGAGAATAAGTTTTGCAGCAGATTTGGCTTCTTTGGAAGAGGGACTTCAGAGAATCAAAGCTTTCTGTTTCAGGCATTCCAACATGATCATGTAG
- the LOC140814926 gene encoding protein NUCLEAR FUSION DEFECTIVE 6, mitochondrial-like isoform X2, translating into MAIAAASTAARSIFRSSSLRNATSRLASQAKSARSPFGLPSRTPLAHRIFRSPAEMSACLESMQPYHTATASALMTSMLTASRFGCSWLPEACNDDV; encoded by the exons ATGGCCATCGCCGCCGCATCGACTGCCGCTAGATCCATATTCCGGTCTTCATCCCTCCGTAACGCCACCTCTAGACTAGCCTCCCAAGCGAAATCTGCTCGCTCGCCGTTCGGTCTCCCTTCCAGGACCCCGCTTGCTCACCGCATCTTTCG GTCCCCTGCTGAAATGAGTGCGTGCTTGGAGTCAATGCAACCGTACCACACTGCCACGGCCTCGGCTCTGATGACCTCGATGCTTACCGCCTCTCGCTTTGGATGCAGTTGGCTTCCAGAAG CTTGCAATGATGATGTGTGA